Proteins found in one Triticum aestivum cultivar Chinese Spring chromosome 4D, IWGSC CS RefSeq v2.1, whole genome shotgun sequence genomic segment:
- the LOC123096601 gene encoding scarecrow-like protein 3 codes for MDRPCAHEQVTADDLTQLGPALYECMAHVIEGSVEKTDRSFMKISKLASVVDGPLQRMSRIIAHSLARRLICPVQGFAAALIDPSHYLEQSCLRAARENFADISPYLSTGFVTINRAMLEQVQDQKVVRIVDLSCSTTHQWQWIKILQDFHSRPGGPPELRLTVVHEDSEFLDNMQACLCKQAANLKLCFYFDKVIGKLETLDFSNLREILKINFGEAVVISCALQMHRLLAVDDSISRDFTAQLQQMANMARLKQMACSACSPASTLNYPQTPSPQRQIPSLLVSFLYAIRALEPKIIVMMEQDADHNAPLFHDRFTKTVDYYAALFDSLNAVDAASPQRARVERVLLGEEIKNILVCEGVQRHERHERLSQWEMHMQRCEVDHVPLSFEAIREGKERLMSYGLKQCKSKEDKAGLLLCWGATRLYSISAWRPRSSNAAPNNVAG; via the exons ATGGACAGGCCATGCGCACACGAGCAGGTCACTGCGGATGACCTGACGCAACTTGGCCCGGCCTTGTACGAGTGCATGGCGCATGTGATCGAAGGATCTGTTGAGAAGACTGATCGCAGCTTTATGAAGATCAGCAAGCTCGCCTCCGTAGTGGACGGGCCACTGCAGCGTATGTCCAGGATAATCGCCCACAGCTTAGCCCGCCGCCTTATATGCCCCGTCCAGGGCTTTGCTGCTGCCCTCATCGATCCATCGCACTACCTCGAGCAGTCCTGCCTCCGGGCTGCCCGCGAGAACTTCGCCGACATCAGCCCCTACCTCAGCACTGGCTTTGTCACTATTAACCGGGCTATGCTGGAGCAAGTCCAGGATCAAAAG GTTGTCCGCATCGTTGACTTGTCCTGCTCAACCACCCACCAGTGGCAGTGGATCAAGATTCTTCAGGATTTCCATAGCCGCCCTGGGGGCCCGCCCGAACTACGCCTAACTGTTGTCCATGAAGACAGTGAGTTCCTGGACAACATGCAGGCGTGCCTGTGCAAGCAAGCCGCTAACCTCAAGCTATGTTTTTATTTCGACAAGGTGATTGGCAAACTCGAGACATTGGACTTCAGCAATCTCCGTGAGATCCTTAAGATAAACTTCGGCGAGGCAGTTGTGATCAGCTGCGCTCTACAGATGCATCGCCTCCTCGCGGTTGATGACAGCATAAGCCGTGACTTCACTGCTCAGCTCCAGCAAATGGCAAACATGGCTCGGCTTAAGCAAATGGCCTGCTCAGCGTGCAGTCCGGCATCGACACTGAACTATCCGCAGACACCATCCCCTCAACGCCAGATACCAAGCCTGCTGGTGAGCTTCCTCTACGCCATCCGTGCCCTTGAGCCGAAGATCATTGTGATGATGGAGCAAGACGCGGACCACAACGCCCCGCTGTTCCACGATCGGTTCACCAAGACAGTCGACTACTACGCCGCCCTCTTCGACAGCCTCAATGCGGTGGATGCAGCCAGCCCGCAGAGGGCTCGCGTGGAGAGGGTGCTCCTTGGGGAggagatcaagaatatactggtaTGCGAGGGGGTCCAGAGGCATGAGCGGCATGAGAGGCTGAGCCAGTGGGAAATGCACATGCAGCGTTGCGAGGTTGACCATGTGCCGCTCAGCTTTGAAGCCATCAGGGAGGGCAAAGAGAGGCTGATGAGCTACGGATTGAAACAATGCAAGAGCAAAGAAGACAAGGCCGGCCTTCTGCTGTGCTGGGGTGCAACTCGTCTGTACTCCATTTCAGCCTGGAGACCACGCAGCTCGAATGCAGCGCCAAATAATGTGGCTGGCTAG